The DNA segment CGGCTCGTCCGTGAAAGCGGAGGGCTGGTTCCGCAACGCATTGAGCACGCGGGACGGCACGGAATTCGCCGTCGCGGACATTGCACGCTGCCCCGCCCTGAACAACAGGGCCGTCGCGACATATGCCACCGCCATCCGCGAGGGCGGGATGGAGAATGGCCGCCCCCTCGGCGTTCTGGGCATCCAGTTCGACTGGGAGCCGCAGGCCATGGCGGTGGTGAAATCCGTGCGGTTGACCGAGGATGAGCAGCGGGAGGGCCGGACCCGGTGCCTGCTGCTGGACAGCACCCACCGGATCATCGCCGCCTCCGACGGGGCCGGGCTGCTGGACGGTCGCTACCCGTTGAGGACGGGCGGCAAGGATACGGGCCATTATCAGGCGGAGGACGGCACCAGCGTGGGCTTCGCCCTGACGCCCGGCTATGAGACCTACAAGGGGCTGGGCTGGTACGGGCTGATCCTTCAGCGCGCGGTCTGAGGCTGCTGCCTCAGGACAGCTTAGGGTCCAGGTCCACGCTCTGCCCTTCCCGCAAGCGCTCCGCCCCCCGGACCACAAGCCGGTCGCCCGGCGACAGCTCCCCTTCCACCGCGATCCATTCCCCCTGGGACAGGGCGGTGCGGACCGGTACGCGCTCGGCCGTGTTGTCGGACTTGATCCGATAGACATAGCTGCCGCCGCCGCGCAGCAGCAGCGCGTCGCGATGGATGGCCACCGCCTCCATCTCCGGCGCGGAGGGCAGCGCCACCTTCACGGCGGCGCCGACGATCCAGGCGCTGTCATCAGGCAGGTCCACCCGCACCTCGAAGGTGCGCGAGCGCTGTTCCCCGATCGGGATGATGCGGGAGATGCGCCCCTCCGCCGGGCCGCGGCTGCCCACCAGTTGGACGGTCATGCCCTCCCGCAGGTTCGGTGCGATGGAGACCGGGGCCTGCACCCGCACTTCCAGATCGTCCACCGCCACCAGCCGGGCGATGCGGGCGCCGGGGCTGGAATATTCGCCGACCTCGATCATGCGCGCGGCGACCTGCCCGGCGAAGGGGGCCTTCACCACCGTCCGCTCCAGCTCCAGCGCTGTGCGCTCATGCGCGACCCGGGCCTGCACCAACTCCTGGGCCAGCACGTCGCGGCGGCTGGTGGCCTCCTCGAGCCGGCTCTGTGGGGCGCTGCCCCTCTTCGCCAGCTCCACCAGTCGGGTGACCTCGCGGGACTGGAAGTCGAGCTGCGCCTCCAGGCTGCGGATCTGGGCTTCCAGCCCCTGCAGTTCCAGCGCCAGGACCCGGTCGTCCAGGCGCGCCACCGGCTCCCCTGCCGCGACCCGGGTTCCGGCCTCCGCTACCCAGACCACGCGACCCGACACCTCCGCCGCGATGGCCGCATCCTGGCGGGAATGCACCGCGCCCGGCATTTCGATCTGCGGAGCCATGGTCCGGACCGCCACGGGCTGGACCACCACCTTGGCCGGGGGCGGCGCGCCCTGCGCCAACGCCGTGTTGGAGAGCGGCAGGCTGAGCGTCAGGGCGATGACGGCGACGGCCCCCAGGTTCGGGCGGTACTGCGGCATGTCGGGCGTCCTCCGGGAGGCTGGGGCGCATCGGCCCCCAATTGTTTCCGGATGCTTACCGGAAATCCCGTATCCGGGGCTTTTCACTTTGTAACCGGCGGGTAAATCCAACCCTTGGCCCTTTCGCCGCGCGGCGTGTTGGTGCTGTGATGGCCCCACCCGGAAGAATCACGGCGAGCCGATGCCTACTGCGAATCTCCCCACCCTTCACCGTTCAATCGACGACGAAAACACCCGTGTGCTGGAGCAGGAACTGCGGCGCGACAAGCTGCTGGCAGGAAGCTGCCTGGGGCTGGCCGCCGCCGCCTGGGGCGCCACCCATGCGGTGGACCTGCCGCCCGGCTGGGCCGGCGCCCTGCGCGCGATGGCGGAGGCGGGGCTGGTCGGCGGGCTGGCCGACTGGTTCGCCGTCACCGCCCTGTTCCGTCGGCCGCTGGGCCTGCCCATTCCCCATACCGCGCTGATCCCCCGCAACCGCGACCGCATCGCCGATGGTATCGCCAATTACATCGACAACGAGTTCCTTGCCCCCGACATGCTGGTGGAGCAGCTTCGCCGCATGGATTTGGCCGCACGTCTGGCCACGCTCCTGCATGACGAGGCCAGCCGCAACCGTGTGACGGAGCTGGCCATGCGCATGCTGCCCGGCATGATGGCGGAGGAGAAGGACGCCGCCATCCGAGGCGCGCTCACCCGCGCCGTGCAGGATGCCGTCAAGCAGGTGGACCTCCGCCGGCCATTGGCCCGCGTGCTGCGGGCCGTGGTGGAGAGCGACGCGCTGGAAGCCCTGCTGGGGGAGATGAGCGACAGGCTGATCATGATGGTGCAGGACCGCCGCGCCTGGCTGCAGGAGGCGGTGGAGAAGCGGTCGCGCTGGTGGATTCCCTCTTCCGTCGACAAGCGGGTTGCCGGCAACCTGGCCGATGCGGCGGTGGAGCACCTGTACGATCTGCGCAGCCCGCACAGCGATGTCGGCAAGGATCTGCGCCGCTGGCTGGCCGACCTGCCGGAGGAGGTGGAGCGCGGCGGCCCGATCGGGGAGCGGCTGACCAGCGTGGTCGGCGCGGCCCTGAACGACGCCAATTTCCAGCAGCTCGTGGACCGGGCCGTCGGCACCATGCGCCGCATCGCGCTGGAGGATATGGAGCGGGATGACAGCCGCATCCGGGAGGTGATCGGCGCTGCCGTCGCCTCCCTCGCCGCGCAGCTTGACGATGCGGAGCTGCGCGCCCGCATCAATGCCAGCCTGGAGGATGCCTTCGTCGCCGCCATCCCCCGCTGGCGGGAGAAGATCCGCACCTTCATCAGCGGCACGCTGCGCAGCCAGGATGTGGAGGACTTCACCCGCCGGCTGGAGCTGCGCGTCGGTCGGGACCTCCAGTATATCCGCATCAACGGCACCATCCTGGGGGCCGCCATCGGCGGGGTGCTGTGGCTGCTGAACGGATGGCTGGAGGGCGGCGGCCCGCTGTTCGGCTGACCGCCCCCGCTCCCTACTCCGCCGCCAGCAGCCCGGCCCCGTCATCCACCGGCCGGGCCTGTGCGCCCGGCAGGCTCTCGCCCAGGCGCAACAAAGCGGGCAGCAGCACCAGGGTGAAGATGGTGCTGACCGACAGGCCGCCCACGATCACCGCCGCGATGCCGCGGTAGATCACGCTGCCCTCGCCCGGCATGACCAGCAGCGGAAGCATGCCGGCGATGGTGGTCAGCGTGCTCATGAAGATCGGCCGGATGCGGGCGCGTAGCGCCTGCTCCACGGCATCCTTGCGGCTGAAGCCGTCGCGCTGGCAGGCGCGGGTCTCATCCACCAGCAGGATGGCGTTGTTGACCACGATGCCGAGCAGGATGATGAAGCCGATCATCGTCAGCAGGTCCAACGGCTGGAAGGTCACCAGGTTGACGATGTCCAGCAGGGCCAACCCGCCTACCGTGGCCAGCGGGATGGAGATCATCACCAGCATGCTGTCCTTGGCTGAGCGGAAGACCAGCGCCATGAGCAGGAACAGGAGAGCCAGTGCGATCAGGAAATTCTGACCCATGGCCGCCACCGTCTCATCCAGCCGGTCGGCACTGCCGCCATAGGAGATGACGCCATCCGCCGGAAGGAAGCCGCGGAGCTGCGGTTCCGCTTCTTCCCGCAGCTTGGTCAGCACCTCTTCCAGTGCGATGCCCTCCTGCGGATCGAGGTTCAGGGTGATGGTGCGGCGGCCGTCGATGCGCTGGATGTTGGAGGGGCCGACGGTGCGGGTCACGTCCACCAGCTCGCCCAGGGGAACGATCCCGCCCTCCGGCGTAGCCACGGGAATCGCCTCCAGCTCCTCCGGCCCGGTCCAGGACGGCGCGCGCAGAATGATGTCGAGCCGCTTGGCGCCGTCGAAATGCTCCCCGAGCCACAGCCCGTCGCCCAGAGCCCGAACCACCTGCCCCACCTGCGGACGGGTCCAGCCCGCCTCCTGGATGCGGCGGTCGTTGGGCAGGATGTCGAGTTGG comes from the Indioceanicola profundi genome and includes:
- a CDS encoding DUF445 domain-containing protein, whose amino-acid sequence is MPTANLPTLHRSIDDENTRVLEQELRRDKLLAGSCLGLAAAAWGATHAVDLPPGWAGALRAMAEAGLVGGLADWFAVTALFRRPLGLPIPHTALIPRNRDRIADGIANYIDNEFLAPDMLVEQLRRMDLAARLATLLHDEASRNRVTELAMRMLPGMMAEEKDAAIRGALTRAVQDAVKQVDLRRPLARVLRAVVESDALEALLGEMSDRLIMMVQDRRAWLQEAVEKRSRWWIPSSVDKRVAGNLADAAVEHLYDLRSPHSDVGKDLRRWLADLPEEVERGGPIGERLTSVVGAALNDANFQQLVDRAVGTMRRIALEDMERDDSRIREVIGAAVASLAAQLDDAELRARINASLEDAFVAAIPRWREKIRTFISGTLRSQDVEDFTRRLELRVGRDLQYIRINGTILGAAIGGVLWLLNGWLEGGGPLFG
- a CDS encoding efflux RND transporter periplasmic adaptor subunit, with protein sequence MPQYRPNLGAVAVIALTLSLPLSNTALAQGAPPPAKVVVQPVAVRTMAPQIEMPGAVHSRQDAAIAAEVSGRVVWVAEAGTRVAAGEPVARLDDRVLALELQGLEAQIRSLEAQLDFQSREVTRLVELAKRGSAPQSRLEEATSRRDVLAQELVQARVAHERTALELERTVVKAPFAGQVAARMIEVGEYSSPGARIARLVAVDDLEVRVQAPVSIAPNLREGMTVQLVGSRGPAEGRISRIIPIGEQRSRTFEVRVDLPDDSAWIVGAAVKVALPSAPEMEAVAIHRDALLLRGGGSYVYRIKSDNTAERVPVRTALSQGEWIAVEGELSPGDRLVVRGAERLREGQSVDLDPKLS